One segment of Nostoc flagelliforme CCNUN1 DNA contains the following:
- a CDS encoding type II toxin-antitoxin system VapC family toxin has product MVIGVANSVFLDTNILVYANVSESPFHQAALQAIENLYDAGIELWISRQVLREFLMTLSRPQALMNPRPVALNYERTRFFQAQFRVADETAQVTERLLSLMEQITIGGKQVHDANIVATMLVYGIPQLLTHNISDFARFSGLITVLPLQG; this is encoded by the coding sequence ATGGTGATTGGGGTCGCTAACTCTGTATTTCTGGACACGAACATCTTAGTGTATGCAAATGTGTCCGAATCTCCCTTTCACCAAGCAGCACTACAAGCTATTGAAAATCTTTATGACGCAGGAATTGAATTATGGATTAGTCGCCAGGTGTTGCGGGAATTCTTAATGACTCTTAGTCGTCCACAAGCATTGATGAATCCCCGACCTGTTGCGCTCAATTATGAGCGTACCCGATTTTTTCAAGCTCAATTTCGAGTAGCTGATGAAACCGCCCAAGTGACAGAAAGACTTTTATCTCTAATGGAGCAAATTACTATTGGTGGTAAGCAAGTTCATGATGCAAATATTGTCGCTACGATGCTAGTTTATGGCATTCCTCAGTTACTCACTCACAACATAAGTGATTTTGCTAGATTTTCTGGGTTAATTACTGTCTTGCCATTACAAGGTTAA
- a CDS encoding DUF790 family protein, with protein MLPTDLLMHRQNGEEIIPKRLKIDQKTSELAIELINYFQSAVGKTQGVLERQLTDFEGDSTDYRVKRGLAYILKSSFCTFEVVSPLEPQMLRERVFSLAAKSVSSRESTQVTLSKVADELTQELEREVLLEQVRNGLYADLSENKILTVFDAPTAPDLLNRYNLSQVQGVFYKASQLVLNAHRNVPGEYKLLFRYLKLFQLMAYIEGDADHGFTITIDGPTSLFNPSTRYGLAIAKLIPALLHVTKWSLSSILKTRDAYTNTWKTGRFTLNSECGLVSHYPPGKPYDSMLEASFADKWDALKSGWALEREVDLIPIPGSVMIPDFRLVHADGRTFLLEIVGYWRPEYLQKKFSQVRRAGRDDLILAISERLNLEKAGVKLNDVPARIVWFKDKLLPKAVLAVMD; from the coding sequence ATGTTACCGACAGACTTACTGATGCATCGCCAAAACGGAGAGGAGATCATTCCGAAGAGACTGAAGATTGATCAGAAAACTTCGGAGTTGGCGATTGAGTTAATTAATTATTTTCAATCAGCAGTGGGGAAGACTCAAGGTGTGCTTGAGCGACAACTGACTGATTTTGAAGGAGATTCTACAGATTATCGGGTGAAGCGAGGATTAGCTTATATTCTCAAAAGCAGTTTTTGCACTTTTGAGGTGGTTAGTCCTCTGGAACCACAAATGTTAAGAGAACGGGTGTTTTCATTAGCTGCAAAATCGGTTTCTAGTCGGGAATCTACACAAGTTACTTTAAGTAAAGTTGCTGATGAGTTAACTCAAGAACTTGAACGGGAAGTTTTACTAGAACAGGTTCGTAATGGACTCTATGCTGATTTATCTGAAAATAAGATTTTGACAGTCTTTGATGCACCAACAGCACCAGATTTGTTGAATCGATATAACTTATCTCAGGTACAGGGTGTATTTTATAAAGCCAGTCAATTGGTGTTAAATGCTCACCGGAATGTTCCGGGTGAATATAAGCTGTTATTTCGCTATTTGAAGTTGTTTCAATTGATGGCTTATATTGAGGGTGATGCTGACCACGGGTTTACAATTACGATAGATGGGCCGACGAGTTTATTTAATCCTAGTACGCGATATGGGTTAGCGATCGCTAAACTTATTCCGGCTTTACTTCACGTTACTAAATGGAGTCTTTCGTCGATTCTCAAAACTCGTGACGCTTATACAAATACTTGGAAAACTGGGCGTTTTACTCTCAATTCCGAATGTGGTTTGGTATCCCATTATCCACCAGGTAAGCCCTACGATAGTATGTTAGAAGCATCCTTTGCTGATAAGTGGGATGCGTTGAAAAGTGGTTGGGCGTTAGAGCGAGAAGTTGATTTGATCCCAATTCCCGGTAGTGTGATGATTCCCGATTTTCGCTTAGTTCATGCTGATGGACGCACATTCTTATTAGAAATTGTTGGTTATTGGCGACCAGAATATTTACAAAAGAAGTTTTCTCAAGTGCGACGGGCTGGACGTGATGATTTGATTTTGGCAATTTCTGAGCGACTGAATTTAGAAAAAGCGGGAGTAAAATTAAATGATGTCCCCGCCAGAATTGTTTGGTTTAAAGATAAGTTATTGCCGAAAGCTGTGTTAGCTGTAATGGATTGA
- a CDS encoding DEAD/DEAH box helicase has product MARTPTLNFDRGTLILHPPPRGKGWMDYATWDDRVEKFRIPAIRYRSLVEALQAEDVNFIDEAKQFYPVDLVASLEMEPYPHQTEALAAWKLAGRQGVVVLPTAAGKTYLAQMAMQSTPRTTLIVVPTLDLMHQWYAHLVAAFPDAEVGLLGGGSRDRTAILVATYDSAAIHAETLGNQYGLIVFDECHHLPTDFNRVIAEYAIAPYRLGLSATPERTDGKHAELNILIGQEVYRKRAEDLAGKALAEHQIVQIKVKLSQLERERYNQLIQTRNDFLKQSRISLGSLQGWQMFVQMSARSQSGRRAMLAHREAKDIALGTDGKLRILIDLLAEHYPARILIFTADNATVYRISQELLIPAITHQTPVKERHEILTKFRQGKYNTLVASHVLNEGVDVPAASVAIILSGTGSAREYTQRLGRILRKGNIENKQAILYEVVAEDTSEEGTSARRRGERRAGGAGEAGEAGGEKERKGKLQVVYGSGKERSLKAAEQLEINYSVQNPKSKIQNSADVTDRLTDASPKRRGDHSEETED; this is encoded by the coding sequence ATGGCTCGTACTCCTACATTAAATTTTGATCGTGGCACATTAATTTTGCATCCACCACCACGCGGCAAAGGTTGGATGGATTATGCAACGTGGGATGATAGAGTTGAAAAATTCCGCATTCCAGCAATTAGATACCGATCGCTAGTAGAAGCACTACAAGCGGAAGATGTGAATTTTATCGATGAGGCAAAGCAATTTTATCCTGTAGATTTGGTTGCCAGTTTGGAAATGGAACCATATCCCCACCAGACTGAGGCGCTAGCAGCTTGGAAACTGGCGGGTAGACAAGGGGTTGTCGTACTTCCCACGGCGGCGGGAAAGACTTATTTGGCGCAAATGGCGATGCAGTCAACGCCGCGCACGACGCTAATTGTCGTGCCAACTTTGGATTTAATGCATCAGTGGTATGCACACTTGGTAGCGGCTTTCCCCGATGCTGAGGTGGGATTGCTGGGTGGTGGTTCGCGGGATAGAACAGCTATTCTAGTTGCAACTTATGATAGTGCAGCAATTCACGCTGAGACGTTGGGAAATCAATATGGTTTGATTGTTTTTGATGAATGTCATCATTTACCGACAGATTTTAATCGGGTGATTGCTGAATATGCGATCGCACCTTATCGTCTGGGACTCTCCGCTACACCAGAACGCACCGATGGTAAACACGCTGAGTTAAATATCCTCATTGGTCAAGAAGTATATCGCAAACGCGCTGAAGATTTGGCGGGGAAGGCGTTAGCAGAACATCAAATTGTTCAAATTAAGGTAAAGTTATCGCAACTTGAGCGGGAAAGATACAATCAACTAATTCAAACTCGCAATGATTTTTTAAAGCAATCCCGGATTTCTTTGGGGAGTCTGCAAGGTTGGCAAATGTTCGTGCAAATGAGTGCTAGATCGCAATCTGGACGTAGGGCTATGTTAGCGCATCGAGAAGCGAAAGATATCGCTTTGGGTACTGATGGGAAGTTGCGAATTTTGATTGATTTATTGGCAGAACATTATCCGGCAAGAATTTTGATTTTTACTGCTGATAATGCAACGGTTTATCGCATTTCTCAAGAGTTGCTAATTCCAGCAATTACTCATCAAACTCCTGTGAAGGAACGGCATGAGATATTAACAAAGTTTCGACAGGGTAAATATAATACTTTGGTTGCTTCTCATGTGTTGAATGAAGGGGTTGATGTGCCGGCGGCTTCTGTGGCGATTATTTTATCGGGAACGGGTTCGGCTAGGGAGTATACTCAGCGATTGGGTAGGATTTTACGGAAGGGGAATATTGAGAATAAGCAGGCGATTTTGTATGAAGTGGTGGCTGAGGATACGAGTGAGGAGGGGACTTCGGCTAGGCGAAGAGGGGAGAGGAGAGCAGGGGGAGCAGGGGAGGCAGGGGAAGCAGGGGGAGAAAAAGAGAGGAAAGGGAAGTTACAGGTTGTGTATGGGAGTGGGAAGGAAAGGAGTTTGAAGGCTGCGGAACAGTTAGAAATTAATTATTCAGTCCAAAATCCAAAATCTAAAATCCAAAATTCAGCAGATGTTACCGACAGACTTACTGATGCATCGCCAAAACGGAGAGGAGATCATTCCGAAGAGACTGAAGATTGA
- a CDS encoding adenylate/guanylate cyclase domain-containing protein: protein MAENNQLFRIRIGINTRSVVAGVIELKKLDYDLWRDTVNTASRMESDGIADSIQVGEAAYQLLKDKYLIG, encoded by the coding sequence ATGGCAGAAAATAACCAATTATTTCGTATCCGTATTGGCATTAATACTAGGTCAGTCGTGGCGGGTGTAATTGAGCTAAAAAAGTTGGACTACGACCTTTGGAGAGATACAGTAAATACTGCTAGTAGAATGGAATCAGATGGTATAGCAGATAGTATCCAAGTTGGTGAAGCAGCTTATCAGCTTTTAAAGGATAAATACTTAATTGGATAA
- a CDS encoding PAS domain S-box protein, with product MVTELAVPLGGSKLRAASRREVRATPTHCLADFGNNPLASCIQGEATLKGTRSLLAPYAVTLLAVGSALLLTLLLQPLLKPPIFLLFFPAVAVSTWYGGMKAGLLATALSTLAVSFFFLEPVFSLVVDNLDSIVRLGLFMLVTTLISLLTSELGTAKQDLQMSLQKLQMSEAKFRRLVESNIIGVIVANMDGAIAEANDVFLTMVGYSREDLLAGRVRWRDMIPPEYIEANNSAMPTAGYAYAELKTKGVCQPFENEYIREDDSRVPILLGCALLENNPEHVICFVLDLSERKQVELALSKSEERYRAFLEQSSEGIWCMELEVPISPDCPEDEQIQHFYQYGYLAECNNVMAQMYGFSRAEEIISTRLGDFLVPSDPDNIAYLCNFIRSNYRLIDAESHEIDKQGNSKYFLNNLVGIVENGLLVRAWGTQRDITERKQVEAALRQQEDQLRLITNAVPVQISYVDGEQRYRFNNKGYEDWFGIPTSEIYGKHIREIVGESVYESILPYIETVLSGQQVTYETQVPDKDGTNHYVNVTYVPQFSQQGKVEGFVALITDITLHKLAEAAVKQSEKRLKTLTEKVRVIPWEVNVTTGNFTYVGPQTVDILGYQLSDWYTDDFWAKHMHPEDQEWAIQYCQESSLSLNNYEFEYRMLAADGRVVWLFDIVNVVRDENGPQLLHGFMIDITDRKQAEQEREQLLERERTARADAEAANRMKDEFLATLSHELRTPLNAILGWTQLLRNRKFDETTTSRALETIERNTRSLAQLIEDVLDVSRIIRGTLHLNIHRVKLVPLVEAAIDTVYPAAQAKEISINCKFDPEIGVVAGDANRLQQVVWNLLSNAVKFTPKGGRVDVQLERIESYVQIRVSDTGVGIAAEFLSHVFERFRQEDSSITRSHGGLGLGLAIVRHLVELHGGTVSAESPGIGQGATFIVNLPMKAVYVEANTAEQLSSVADTQDVNNYLPNLDGLRVLIVDDEADARHLLTMILGQYGAQVMAAPSASDALLALQEFRPHILVSDIGMPQEDGYTLIRQVRALPTDQGGRIPAVALTAYARAEDRTQALLAGFQLHVPKPVNPAELAAVVANLTGRT from the coding sequence ATGGTCACTGAGCTTGCCGTACCCCTAGGGGGAAGCAAGCTACGCGCAGCGTCTCGTAGAGAAGTGCGGGCTACGCCAACGCATTGTCTAGCTGATTTTGGGAATAATCCTTTAGCTAGCTGCATACAAGGAGAAGCCACATTGAAAGGAACACGTTCCCTTCTAGCGCCCTATGCTGTGACATTATTAGCTGTTGGTAGCGCATTGCTACTAACACTATTGCTACAGCCACTACTGAAACCACCTATTTTCCTGCTATTTTTTCCTGCCGTGGCGGTTAGTACCTGGTATGGCGGTATGAAAGCAGGGTTACTAGCTACTGCTTTGTCTACTTTAGCCGTCAGCTTCTTTTTCTTAGAGCCAGTGTTTTCGCTTGTTGTTGATAATCTTGACAGCATAGTGCGGTTAGGCTTATTTATGCTGGTGACAACACTTATTAGCTTGCTCACCTCAGAGTTAGGCACTGCTAAACAAGATCTTCAAATGAGTTTGCAGAAGCTACAGATGAGCGAGGCAAAATTTAGAAGGTTGGTAGAGTCCAACATTATTGGGGTAATTGTAGCCAATATGGACGGGGCGATCGCAGAAGCTAACGATGTTTTTTTAACAATGGTAGGTTATTCGCGGGAGGATTTGCTAGCAGGGCGAGTCCGATGGCGGGACATGATACCACCAGAATATATTGAAGCTAACAACAGTGCGATGCCTACGGCGGGCTACGCCTACGCAGAACTCAAAACCAAAGGCGTGTGTCAGCCTTTTGAAAACGAATACATCCGCGAAGATGACAGCCGCGTTCCCATCCTATTAGGTTGCGCCTTATTAGAAAATAATCCAGAGCATGTTATCTGTTTTGTACTTGATTTAAGCGAACGCAAACAAGTAGAGCTTGCCCTTTCCAAAAGCGAAGAACGCTACCGCGCTTTTTTAGAGCAGAGTTCAGAAGGTATTTGGTGTATGGAATTGGAAGTACCAATTTCGCCAGATTGTCCAGAAGATGAACAAATTCAACATTTTTATCAGTATGGTTACTTAGCAGAATGCAACAATGTTATGGCGCAGATGTATGGCTTTTCTCGTGCCGAAGAAATTATTAGCACCAGACTAGGAGACTTTCTCGTTCCCTCCGATCCAGATAATATTGCATATCTGTGTAATTTTATTCGTTCTAACTACCGACTCATCGATGCAGAGTCTCATGAAATAGATAAGCAAGGTAATTCCAAATATTTTTTGAATAATCTGGTGGGAATTGTCGAAAATGGCCTTTTAGTCAGAGCATGGGGAACTCAACGCGACATCACAGAACGCAAGCAAGTAGAAGCAGCACTGCGCCAACAAGAAGATCAACTCCGCCTGATTACAAATGCTGTGCCCGTCCAGATTTCCTATGTTGATGGGGAGCAGCGTTATCGCTTTAATAACAAAGGATATGAAGACTGGTTTGGAATTCCTACTTCAGAAATTTATGGTAAACATATTAGAGAAATTGTCGGAGAATCTGTTTATGAGTCAATTCTTCCTTATATAGAAACGGTACTTTCAGGACAACAAGTAACTTACGAAACCCAAGTACCCGATAAAGATGGCACAAACCATTACGTGAATGTTACTTACGTTCCCCAGTTCAGTCAGCAGGGAAAAGTTGAAGGATTTGTTGCCCTAATCACAGATATTACACTTCACAAGTTAGCAGAAGCTGCTGTTAAACAGAGCGAGAAACGGTTAAAGACACTCACAGAAAAAGTCCGCGTGATTCCTTGGGAGGTAAATGTCACTACCGGAAATTTTACTTATGTAGGGCCGCAAACCGTTGATATTCTTGGCTATCAATTGTCAGACTGGTACACCGATGATTTCTGGGCAAAACACATGCATCCAGAAGATCAGGAGTGGGCTATCCAGTATTGCCAAGAATCTTCTTTATCACTGAATAATTACGAATTTGAATACAGAATGTTGGCTGCTGATGGCAGAGTAGTGTGGTTGTTTGACATTGTTAATGTGGTGCGGGATGAGAATGGCCCACAGCTATTACATGGATTCATGATTGACATTACCGATCGCAAGCAAGCAGAGCAAGAACGCGAACAATTGCTTGAGCGCGAACGAACTGCACGCGCCGATGCAGAAGCTGCAAACCGTATGAAAGATGAATTTCTCGCCACACTCTCCCATGAACTCCGCACACCCTTAAACGCCATATTGGGCTGGACGCAGCTACTTAGAAATCGCAAGTTTGATGAGACTACTACTAGCCGGGCACTAGAGACAATCGAGCGTAACACCAGATCCCTAGCTCAACTAATCGAAGATGTCTTAGATGTCTCACGGATTATTAGAGGCACACTCCATCTAAATATTCATCGGGTAAAACTTGTACCACTTGTAGAGGCAGCAATCGATACTGTGTACCCAGCTGCCCAGGCGAAAGAGATTAGCATTAACTGTAAATTCGACCCTGAAATAGGGGTAGTTGCGGGTGATGCCAACCGCTTGCAACAGGTTGTGTGGAATTTGCTCTCCAACGCCGTTAAGTTTACACCCAAGGGGGGGAGAGTTGATGTGCAATTGGAGCGCATTGAATCCTACGTGCAAATTCGGGTAAGCGATACAGGAGTAGGAATTGCTGCCGAATTCCTGTCCCATGTATTTGAACGCTTCCGTCAAGAAGACAGTTCGATCACGCGATCGCATGGTGGATTAGGATTAGGGTTAGCGATCGTCCGCCACTTAGTAGAATTACACGGCGGCACAGTCTCTGCCGAAAGTCCAGGAATTGGACAGGGGGCAACATTCATTGTCAATCTGCCAATGAAAGCCGTTTATGTAGAGGCTAACACCGCAGAGCAGCTTTCATCTGTTGCAGATACCCAAGACGTTAACAATTACCTGCCAAACCTAGATGGCTTGCGGGTGCTGATTGTTGATGATGAGGCAGACGCGCGTCATTTGCTCACCATGATTCTGGGACAGTATGGGGCCCAAGTCATGGCTGCTCCATCTGCAAGTGATGCACTGCTTGCCCTGCAAGAATTTCGCCCCCATATACTGGTGAGCGATATTGGTATGCCACAAGAAGACGGCTACACACTAATTCGTCAAGTCAGGGCGCTACCAACAGACCAAGGTGGACGGATTCCAGCAGTGGCGCTGACAGCCTATGCTAGGGCAGAAGACCGCACGCAAGCGCTGTTGGCAGGCTTTCAACTCCATGTCCCCAAGCCAGTCAATCCGGCCGAATTAGCAGCTGTAGTTGCCAATCTCACCGGGCGTACTTGA
- a CDS encoding tetratricopeptide repeat protein — MPDSLPLRDRYLALIDEIVETTLKGKISSVEMVYQMLLKGITSGTGEVFELVLSDRLNALQSQVDNEKDELKKAKATRSLRAIKTIQSQWQRSSEQNKATEAIASAVTEITTAPADERLAVFLRVTDPNQKYPLNVQQLQQLSKALQQFAQADADLQQFSEGITRGLASWQRLQDNLLSWMYEQKESLGFGGVPGERGPWASWAKQLNSELPQALLRTLAMEESAIEFAQRQRGITLRDWVEMALILQYLQRGLINWFDQQAYDVKAGPKLSISTFLTFAVIWSQLASGFGSIGKVYGDACSQIMLQILRTFAQRPYFPFYGGIFASFTGTYLRDALDYLDEPLRRGEGTQEKARILTLLGYSQRALGQYQRSIDFHQEALEIARNAGDRPCEIANLNHLSRTYVQQQNYAEAINYSQRALILSRQAGDRTGEANALVNLGYSEVMQAQQLENLEPETYEAAINYLEQGLKLSEKLGDIQSKALCVSSLGIAYLVIGEHQTAIKYLEDGFKTAQVSGDLYLQGRNLAYLSEAYYHLQNSEKTVYTGCLGMYLLEQIASNEWRQAAGLLTILQGQIGAEAFQKFLQQHRPKIIAVIGVDGYDHIPQLLEEYKQDI, encoded by the coding sequence GTGCCAGACTCTTTGCCATTGCGCGATCGCTATCTTGCCTTAATTGATGAAATTGTCGAAACCACCCTCAAGGGCAAAATTAGCTCTGTTGAGATGGTGTATCAAATGCTGCTTAAAGGAATTACTTCCGGTACAGGGGAAGTCTTTGAACTAGTTTTGAGCGATCGCCTGAATGCTCTCCAAAGCCAAGTCGATAATGAAAAAGACGAACTCAAAAAAGCTAAAGCTACTCGGAGTTTGAGAGCCATTAAAACTATTCAAAGTCAATGGCAACGCTCTTCAGAGCAAAACAAAGCCACAGAAGCGATCGCTTCCGCAGTTACAGAAATTACCACAGCTCCTGCTGACGAGCGTCTGGCGGTATTTTTACGGGTTACTGATCCCAATCAAAAGTATCCGCTAAATGTGCAACAGCTACAGCAGTTGTCAAAAGCATTACAGCAGTTTGCCCAGGCAGATGCTGATTTACAACAATTTTCCGAAGGTATTACCCGTGGTTTAGCTTCTTGGCAGCGATTGCAAGACAACTTGCTCAGTTGGATGTACGAGCAAAAAGAATCTCTGGGATTTGGCGGCGTACCGGGAGAACGTGGCCCTTGGGCAAGTTGGGCGAAACAACTCAACAGTGAGTTACCCCAAGCACTGCTTCGCACCTTAGCTATGGAAGAATCTGCAATAGAGTTTGCCCAGAGACAACGAGGAATCACCCTCAGAGATTGGGTGGAAATGGCATTGATTTTACAGTACTTGCAACGGGGATTAATTAATTGGTTTGACCAACAAGCTTACGATGTTAAAGCCGGGCCAAAGTTGTCCATTTCCACTTTTTTGACCTTTGCAGTGATTTGGAGTCAGTTAGCAAGTGGTTTTGGCAGCATTGGGAAAGTTTACGGCGATGCCTGTTCTCAAATTATGCTCCAGATTTTGCGAACCTTTGCCCAGCGTCCATATTTTCCCTTTTACGGCGGGATTTTTGCCTCTTTTACTGGCACTTATTTGCGAGATGCCCTAGATTATTTGGATGAACCGCTACGACGAGGCGAGGGAACCCAAGAAAAGGCGCGGATTTTGACCCTTTTAGGCTATTCTCAGCGTGCTTTAGGACAATACCAGCGCTCTATTGATTTTCATCAGGAAGCGTTAGAGATAGCCAGAAATGCAGGCGATCGCCCCTGTGAAATTGCCAATCTCAACCACCTCAGCCGCACCTATGTGCAACAGCAAAATTATGCTGAGGCAATTAACTACAGTCAACGAGCATTAATACTGAGTCGGCAAGCAGGCGATAGAACAGGGGAAGCAAACGCGCTGGTAAATTTAGGTTACAGCGAAGTCATGCAAGCTCAACAACTGGAGAATCTAGAACCTGAAACCTATGAAGCCGCAATTAACTATTTAGAACAAGGTTTAAAATTATCAGAAAAATTAGGCGATATTCAAAGTAAAGCCTTATGTGTCAGTAGCTTAGGAATTGCCTATTTAGTAATTGGAGAACACCAAACTGCAATTAAATATCTTGAAGATGGTTTTAAAACAGCACAAGTTTCCGGCGATTTGTATCTCCAAGGGCGGAATTTAGCTTATTTATCAGAAGCTTATTATCATCTGCAAAATTCTGAAAAAACCGTTTACACTGGCTGCTTGGGAATGTATCTTTTGGAGCAAATTGCTTCTAATGAGTGGCGGCAAGCAGCAGGATTACTAACAATTTTACAAGGACAGATAGGGGCAGAAGCTTTTCAAAAGTTCTTACAGCAACATCGCCCTAAAATCATTGCGGTTATTGGTGTAGATGGGTATGATCACATTCCGCAATTGTTAGAAGAATATAAACAAGATATTTAA
- a CDS encoding DevA family ABC transporter ATP-binding protein, with protein MPPVISVKNLDHYFGNGQLRKQVLFDINLDINAGEIIIMTGPSGSGKTTLLTLVGGLRSAQSGSLQILEQELCGANKGQLTQARRNNGYIFQAHNLHGSLTVLQNVRMGLEVHNNISPAEMKTRSAQMLEEVGLGHRLNYYPDDLSGGQKQRVAIARALVGRPKIVLADEPTAALDSKSGRDVVNLMQSLAKEQDCTILLVTHDNRILDIADRIVYMEDGKLVNDTAVVAAS; from the coding sequence ATGCCTCCTGTAATCTCTGTTAAAAATCTCGACCACTATTTTGGTAATGGTCAACTTCGCAAGCAAGTTCTTTTTGATATCAACCTGGATATTAACGCTGGCGAAATTATTATTATGACTGGGCCTTCTGGTTCTGGTAAAACTACACTTCTCACTTTAGTCGGCGGCTTACGTTCTGCCCAATCTGGTAGTTTGCAAATATTGGAACAAGAACTGTGTGGCGCTAATAAAGGACAACTTACCCAAGCGCGACGCAATAACGGTTATATTTTCCAAGCGCACAACTTGCACGGTAGCCTGACAGTTCTCCAGAACGTCAGAATGGGCTTGGAAGTACATAATAATATTTCACCGGCAGAAATGAAAACCCGGTCAGCCCAGATGTTAGAGGAGGTAGGATTAGGGCATCGCCTGAATTATTATCCTGATGATTTATCTGGGGGACAAAAACAAAGAGTTGCGATCGCTCGTGCGTTGGTCGGTCGTCCTAAAATTGTCTTAGCGGATGAACCCACCGCCGCGCTTGACAGTAAATCGGGACGAGATGTAGTCAACCTGATGCAAAGCCTAGCTAAAGAACAGGATTGTACTATTCTTTTAGTTACTCATGATAACCGCATTCTAGATATTGCCGATCGCATCGTATACATGGAAGATGGCAAGTTAGTAAATGACACTGCTGTTGTTGCAGCCAGTTAG
- the devC gene encoding ABC transporter permease DevC, whose protein sequence is MKLIEQLRRRTPLGWLQLSHEKGRLLVALSGIAFADVLMFMQLGFQNALFESNTILHRSMQADMFVISPQARNLANMSSFTRRRLYQAMDIPGVKSAEGMYINIVDWKNPQTHQKTTILVMGFNPDQQVFNLADVNRQIDAIKLPDTVLFDRASRGDYNDAIAQIDQGKTVTTEIERRTITISGLFSVGASFIADGTLITNDQNFLRLFPRREASGVSLGLVQLQPGYDPKQMKTTLETYLDDDVKVLTKAEFIEFEINYWKTNTAIGFIFSLGVAMGFMVGVIIVYQVLSTDVNSHIKEYATFKAMGYNNLYLLGVVFEEAIILAVLGFIPGAIAPLGLYHLTRNATNLPLYMTVGRALTVLTLTMIMCVISGAIATRKLQSADPADMF, encoded by the coding sequence ATGAAATTAATCGAACAACTGCGGCGGCGAACGCCTTTAGGATGGCTGCAACTGAGTCATGAAAAAGGCCGTCTTTTAGTAGCATTGTCAGGCATTGCCTTTGCCGATGTTCTGATGTTCATGCAGCTAGGGTTTCAGAATGCCCTGTTTGAAAGTAACACAATCCTGCATCGGAGTATGCAGGCTGATATGTTTGTCATCAGTCCCCAAGCACGTAACCTAGCAAATATGTCTAGCTTTACGCGGCGACGGCTGTATCAAGCAATGGATATACCAGGTGTAAAGTCAGCAGAAGGAATGTATATCAACATTGTTGATTGGAAAAATCCCCAAACACATCAGAAGACGACAATATTAGTTATGGGGTTCAATCCCGATCAGCAAGTGTTTAACTTAGCGGATGTGAATCGCCAGATAGATGCTATTAAGCTGCCAGATACCGTTTTGTTCGATCGCGCCTCTAGAGGAGATTATAATGATGCGATCGCCCAAATTGACCAAGGTAAAACTGTCACAACCGAAATAGAACGCCGGACAATTACCATTAGCGGCTTATTTTCAGTCGGGGCTTCCTTTATCGCCGATGGTACTTTAATCACCAACGACCAAAACTTTCTGCGACTATTTCCCAGACGAGAAGCTAGCGGTGTCAGTCTAGGTTTAGTGCAACTACAACCAGGCTACGACCCAAAGCAAATGAAAACAACTTTAGAAACTTATTTGGATGATGATGTTAAAGTTTTAACTAAAGCAGAATTTATCGAATTTGAAATAAATTACTGGAAAACAAATACGGCTATCGGGTTTATCTTCAGCCTGGGTGTAGCAATGGGGTTTATGGTGGGCGTGATTATCGTCTATCAAGTTCTTTCTACAGATGTGAATTCTCATATAAAAGAATACGCCACTTTCAAAGCAATGGGGTATAACAATCTTTACTTATTAGGTGTGGTCTTTGAAGAAGCGATAATTTTGGCAGTTTTAGGTTTTATTCCAGGAGCGATCGCACCTTTAGGGCTTTATCATTTAACTCGTAATGCTACCAATTTACCACTTTATATGACCGTAGGGCGGGCATTAACGGTATTAACTTTAACTATGATTATGTGTGTAATTTCTGGTGCGATCGCCACCCGTAAATTACAGTCTGCTGACCCCGCAGATATGTTTTAG